CGAAAACAGCAGTATCGCGAGTCCAGCGACGGCCACCGACGGCCCCCGTGCGAGTGCCACGACGCCCATGCCGACCAGCGAGCCGGCCGTCCCGGCGGCGTACCCGGCCGCCAGAACGATTCGTGGACGGTTCGACAGGCCGAGGAGGCGGGAGGCCTGTCGGTACGGTTCCGGAACTTCGACGGGTTTCGGCCAGACCCTCGCACACGTCTCGACGACCCCCGGCGTCATGTCGTCGGCTCCTCCGCGGATGGACTGGTATCGGGACCGGTGGCGCGACACTGCTCGAACGTGTCGCTCCGTTCGGCGATTGCTTCCAGGACTGCTTCGTAGGACTCTCCCGCTGTCCGAAGGGAGTCGACCAGATGGCTCGTGCCCCGTGAGAGCCGGCCCGTCGCTGTCGCTGTCTCGCCGTCACGCTCGTACAGCGGTTCGAACCGGGCACCGGTCTCGGTTCCGACGACCTCCTCGACGCGTTCGATACCTCGGCCGGCGGGACACGACGGCGGTGCGAGCGTCACCACGAGGTCGGTCGCCGCGAACGAACTGGGGGCGACGTCGAGGTCGGAGACGAGTCGTTCACGGACGGTCTCGGCCCCGTCCCCGTGGATGGTCCCCAGGACGGCGCCGTCACCACCGCCGACGCGCATCGCCTCGTAGAGCACGCTCGCCTCTTCGCCGCGGACTTCGCCGACGACGAGCGCCCCCTCCCCGAGTCGGAGCGCCGTCCGGAGTGCCTCGCTGGGGGCCACCGACGGACCGTTGTCGGTCGTCGTTCGGAGTGCCTGGACGTCGCACCCCGCCGCCTGCAGGTCGTCGATCGGCAGCTCCGGGGTGTCTTCGATGACGAGCGTCCGAAGCGTTTTCGGGAGCTCCCACAGCAGCGCACCGAGGAGTGTCGTCTTCCCGGCACCCCGTGGGCCCGCGACGAGACACGCGCTCCCACGTTCGACGGCGACAGAGAGCAACCCGGCGACGGCGGGCGGTACCGACCCGACTTCCACCAGGTCCTGCAGATCCCACGAATCGTCGTCCTGTGCCCGGAAGGCGAAGGCGAGGCCGTCGCTGACGGGGCCGGTGACACCGGCGACCCTGACCTGCCGGTCGGCGACGGTCACCGTCGCGTCGAGCGTCGGACTGGCCCGTGAGAACGACCGGCCGCTCGTCCGTCGGAAGGTGGAGGCCAGCGCTCGCGCGCCGTCCTCCGTGAGTCGGACGTTCGTCCGTCGCGTCTCGCCGTCGACGCGAACCCGCAGGGCGTTCTCCGCGACGGGTGCTGTGGCGAACACGTCCGAGACGCGCGGGTCGGCAAAGAGGTCCTCGAGGATGCCGAGACCGGTGGTGTGTTTCGCCAGTACCGACCCGACCGCTGTCGCCGTCGTCCCGTCCTCACAGACTGCCTCGGCCGCGCGCCGGGGCGTCGTCTGCTCCGCTTCGATGGCGGCGACGAGCCGTTCGTGCGCTCGTCGGAGTGCCGCCGTGGTCGACGCGTCGAACCCCTGTTCGCGTGGTTCGACGTGATAGACGTCCAGACGGTCAGAGGGCGTCGCGTATCGCCTGACCACTGCGTTCGTCTCGATAGTTCGTCGGTCCTCGAGTGTGGCGTCCGCCGGTGGGGTGGTCCCGACGCGAGCGTCGCTCACCGTCGGGCCGGTGTAGCACTCCAGAGCCGTCTCGTAGTCTGTTGCACGGTCGGACAGGAGCGCGAGTCCGGTCTCGGCGGCCAGGTCGGCGACAGTCCCCGCCCGGCCGCTCGCCTCGGTGGCCGCCGCCAGCGGGTCGCGTTTCGCTCGTCCGGACAACCGCTCGTCGACCGGTGCGACGCGGGTCGAGAACTGGCCGGCAGCGACCAGGAGCGCTGCAGCGTCGTCCAGGTACGCACGCGCTCTGCCGTGGGCTTCGACGACGACACTGTCGGCGGGAGTCGCTCCGAGCGCGTCGACGACAGTGGCGCGGCACGCCGGTGCCGTGGCCAGCGTTCCAGATTCTGGACAGTCCACCGCGTCGACGGTCAGTGTGCGCCGGTCGCGGTCGGTGCGACAGGCACACTCGGTTCGAGTCTCGGACGCCGGTCGCCACTCACCCATTAGCCGCCTCCGTGGGCTGTGGTCCGCCCAATCGCTGTACGGTCACGACGGGGTGGTGCTCCGACCCTTCGAGTTCGAACGAAAGTCGGTGAGGGCCAGCCCGGCGCAGGACGAGCGGATTGCCGACGGCGCGGAGCGCGGCGTCGACCAGGACGCGACTGCCACGGTGAGTGGCACCGACCTGCCAGGTCACGAGACCCACACCACTCCGGTGCCGGAATCTCACCTGGCTGACGCCGGCACTGGTCAGTGACCGGCCCGGCAGGCGGAGTGTCGCGACCAGTCGCGCGCTCGCATGCTCGGTCGGGTCGTCAGCGGCGACCATCCGTTCGAGCCGGTCCGATAGTTCCTCGGCCTGCCGTTCGAGCGTCGCGTCGCTTCGCTCGACGGCCGCCGCGGAGATTGCGGGGGTGCTCACTGCGAGCAGAGCAGCGGTCACGACGGCCGCGAGCAGGAGCCGGATAATCACAGGTGGGCCCGTATCCGGGCGAGAAGCCCGAGCTCGCTGGTCTCGTCCGAGTCGCTGCTCGACACCGCGCCGTCGGCCGATGCGTTCCCGCCTGCACCCTGCATCGACTCGCCTTCCATCGGTGGGTCACCGAACTCGTCACGCTCGAGTTGAAACTGCTCGGCGCGGCTTCGAGACTCGTCTCTCGGTCCAGTGGTGTCGGGCTCCCGACGGGCCCGACCGCCCGAAGACGGACTGTCGCTCGTCGTAGACGCACCAGTCGGGCCAGGGATGGGCGGCTCCGAGGCTGGCAGTTCCTCGTCGAGCCGCCGCTCGAGACGGTCGGTCGCCGCTAGCGCCGCGTCGGCCCGCTGCTCGACCTCCTCGTTGACTGATCGTACGTTCCCGACGTACCCGCGGAGCGCCTGTGTCGCCGCTTCGAGTTCGGTCGTCCGGTCGTCGAGGTCGGCGACCCGATCTTCCAGTGACTCGATTCGTGTCTCTACGTCGGCGAGCGTCGTCGCTTCGGGGAGCTCGGTCGCGCCGTCGGTCACGGCTCGTTCGACGGTCCGGACGCGCTCGGCCAGTGTTTCGACGTCGGCCATAGCAGGGGCTGCTCCCGTTCCCCTACTTGAACCCTCGGGCGGAGGCCGCGACGAGGGTTTATATCGAATCGAGGCGCGAAGACCGTCCATGTCCGGGACCGAACAAGCGAAGACGGCGCTCGCAGCGCTCGCCGACGACGAGACCGCAACCGACGGCGACTCCGAGCAACAGAGCGAGGTGGCCCAGCGCGTCATCGACCGGGCTGTGGCGTCGCGAGACGACATCGAGGCAGCCGCGATATTCCTGGAAGAAGTCGGCCTGTCGCGACTCGACCGCGCAGTCGAACACGCGGAGCGCGAACTCCGCCACCGTGCCGCTGCTGGGCGCGAGGCCCGTGCGGCGTTCGAGCGATACCGCGAAGCGGCCGCCGCCGACCACTTCCACCACGCTCGCGACACCTCTTTAGGCGGGGCTGGCGTACGCCACGACGAATGACACGGGTGATACACACCGGCGACACCCACATCGGGTACCAGCAGTACCACGTGCCCGAACGCCGTCGGGACTTCCTCGCGGCGTTCCGGCAGGTCGTCGACGACGCAATCGAGGACGACGTCGACGCGGTGGTACACGCAGGCGACCTGTTTCACGATCGCCGGCCCACGCTCACGGACATCCTGGGGACGCTCGAGGTACTGGAGACGCTCGACGATGCCGGCATCCCGTTTCTCGCCGTCGTGGGTAACCACGAGGCGAAGCGGGACGCGCAGTGGCTCGACCTCTACGCGTCGCTGGGGTTGGCGACACGCCTGAGTGCCGAGCCGACCGTCGTCGGCGACACGGCGTTCTACGGCCTGGACTTCGTTCCGCGCTCGCAGCGCGACGACCTGGAGTACGAGTTCGAACCGACCGACGCCGCGAACGCGGCGCTCGTCACGCACGGCTTGTTCCAGCCGTTCGACTACGGCGACTGGGACGCCGGTGAGGTGCTCCAGGAGTCCTCCGTCGCTTTCGACGCCATGTTGCTCGGCGACAACCACGCCCCGGGCAAACAGCAGGTCGAGGGGGCGTGGGTCACCTACTGCGGGTCCACCGAGCGTGCGAGCGCGAGCGAGCGGGACGACCGCGGGTACAACATCGTCGCCTTCGACGACGAGGTCCGCATCACGCGTCGCGGCCTCGAGACCCGCGAGTTCGTCTTCGTCGACGTCGAACTCGACAGCGAGGAGGGAGCCGAACGCGTCCGCAGCCGCGTCGGGCAACACGACCTCGAGGACGCCGTCGTGGTCGTGAGCATCGACGGCGACGGCGACCCCATCGCGCCCGCCAGCATCGAGGAGTACGCGCTCGACGCGGGCGCGCTCGTCGCTCGCGTCACCGACCACCGCGAGCTTGCGGCCGAGGACCGCGAGACCAGCGTGAGCTTCGCCGACCCGGACGACGCCGTCACCGAGCGGGTCCGCGAACTCGGCCTGAGCGGTGCAGCACGGGACATCGACGAGACGGTGCGAGCGTCGAAGGTCGCCGATTCGAACGTCGCCGACACCGTCGAACGGCGGGTCCGCGAGGTGGTCGAATCGGACCCCGACGCGCTGACCGCGAGCGCCGAACAGACGGAGGAGACGACGGAGAGTACGGCCGACGAGGACGCGACAGAGGGCACGGCCGAGGCCGACGGTGGCGAGTCAGCGGCATCGTCCGCGGCAGAGTCGGCGACGACGGACGACGAACCGACTGCCCAATCGGACGGGCAAGCCAACATGGGGGAGTTCCTATGAGGGGGCGACGCCGATGAGGTTCCAGCGCGTCCGCCTCGAGAACTTCAAGTGCTACGACGACGCCGACCTGCGACTCGACCGGGGCGTGACGGTCATCCACGGCCTCAACGGGAGCGGCAAGTCGTCACTGCTGGAGGCCTGTTTCTTCGCGCTCTACGGCTCGAAGGCCATCGACGAGACGCTGGAAGAGGTCGTCACCATCGGCGCCGACGAGTGTACCATCGAACTGTGGTTCGCGCACGGGGGTGCCGAGTACCACCTCACTCGCCGCGTCAGGAACACGGGCGAGCAGGCTCAGACCGCCAAGTGCGTCCTGGAGACGCCCGACGGCACGTTCGAGGGGGCCCGCGACGTCCGGGGCCGCATCACCGAACTCCTGCGGATGGACGACGAGGCGTTCGTCAACTGCGCGTACGTCCGCCAGGGCGAGGTGAACAAGCTCATCAACGCGTCGCCGAGCGACCGCCAGGACATGCTCGACGACCTGCTGCAACTCGGGAAGCTCGAGACCTACCGGGAGCGGGCCAGCGATGCTCGCCTGGGCGTCGGGCGCGTCCGCGACGACAAACAGGGAGCACTCTCGCAGCTCGAGGACCAGATTGCCGAGAAGGAGGACAAGGACCTCCACGAGCGCCTGAACTCGCTGGAGACGCGCCGGAGCGAGGTCGCCTCGAAGATAGAGCAGTTCTCCGAGCAGCGAGAGACGGCCCGCGAGACTCTGGACCAGGCGACCACCGTCCTCGCAGAGTACGAGGAGAGACGCGCGGAACTCGACGAGCTCGAGAGCGAGGTCGAGTCGCTGCGCGAGACCATCACCCAGACCGAGACGGACCGACGGGAACTCAAAGAACGCATCACCGAGCGACGAGCGGACCGCGAGTCGC
This DNA window, taken from Haloarcula ordinaria, encodes the following:
- a CDS encoding ATPase, T2SS/T4P/T4SS family, whose amino-acid sequence is MGEWRPASETRTECACRTDRDRRTLTVDAVDCPESGTLATAPACRATVVDALGATPADSVVVEAHGRARAYLDDAAALLVAAGQFSTRVAPVDERLSGRAKRDPLAAATEASGRAGTVADLAAETGLALLSDRATDYETALECYTGPTVSDARVGTTPPADATLEDRRTIETNAVVRRYATPSDRLDVYHVEPREQGFDASTTAALRRAHERLVAAIEAEQTTPRRAAEAVCEDGTTATAVGSVLAKHTTGLGILEDLFADPRVSDVFATAPVAENALRVRVDGETRRTNVRLTEDGARALASTFRRTSGRSFSRASPTLDATVTVADRQVRVAGVTGPVSDGLAFAFRAQDDDSWDLQDLVEVGSVPPAVAGLLSVAVERGSACLVAGPRGAGKTTLLGALLWELPKTLRTLVIEDTPELPIDDLQAAGCDVQALRTTTDNGPSVAPSEALRTALRLGEGALVVGEVRGEEASVLYEAMRVGGGDGAVLGTIHGDGAETVRERLVSDLDVAPSSFAATDLVVTLAPPSCPAGRGIERVEEVVGTETGARFEPLYERDGETATATGRLSRGTSHLVDSLRTAGESYEAVLEAIAERSDTFEQCRATGPDTSPSAEEPTT
- a CDS encoding DUF7311 family protein, producing the protein MIIRLLLAAVVTAALLAVSTPAISAAAVERSDATLERQAEELSDRLERMVAADDPTEHASARLVATLRLPGRSLTSAGVSQVRFRHRSGVGLVTWQVGATHRGSRVLVDAALRAVGNPLVLRRAGPHRLSFELEGSEHHPVVTVQRLGGPQPTEAANG
- a CDS encoding DUF7310 family coiled-coil domain-containing protein, which gives rise to MADVETLAERVRTVERAVTDGATELPEATTLADVETRIESLEDRVADLDDRTTELEAATQALRGYVGNVRSVNEEVEQRADAALAATDRLERRLDEELPASEPPIPGPTGASTTSDSPSSGGRARREPDTTGPRDESRSRAEQFQLERDEFGDPPMEGESMQGAGGNASADGAVSSSDSDETSELGLLARIRAHL
- the mre11 gene encoding DNA double-strand break repair protein Mre11, whose product is MTRVIHTGDTHIGYQQYHVPERRRDFLAAFRQVVDDAIEDDVDAVVHAGDLFHDRRPTLTDILGTLEVLETLDDAGIPFLAVVGNHEAKRDAQWLDLYASLGLATRLSAEPTVVGDTAFYGLDFVPRSQRDDLEYEFEPTDAANAALVTHGLFQPFDYGDWDAGEVLQESSVAFDAMLLGDNHAPGKQQVEGAWVTYCGSTERASASERDDRGYNIVAFDDEVRITRRGLETREFVFVDVELDSEEGAERVRSRVGQHDLEDAVVVVSIDGDGDPIAPASIEEYALDAGALVARVTDHRELAAEDRETSVSFADPDDAVTERVRELGLSGAARDIDETVRASKVADSNVADTVERRVREVVESDPDALTASAEQTEETTESTADEDATEGTAEADGGESAASSAAESATTDDEPTAQSDGQANMGEFL